In candidate division WOR-3 bacterium, a single window of DNA contains:
- a CDS encoding cupin domain-containing protein, whose product MKMKKIEEINPEIPQMPGTRDVSLQWLITKNDGAPHYAMRVFTIEPGGEIPIHTHTNMEHEIFIIEGEGIMNNGVSEIPVTKGTAILVLPNEKHGFVNNSDKPFKFICVIPIV is encoded by the coding sequence ATGAAGATGAAAAAAATTGAAGAGATTAATCCAGAAATTCCACAGATGCCCGGCACAAGGGATGTCAGCCTTCAATGGTTAATAACCAAAAATGATGGTGCGCCCCATTATGCTATGCGCGTATTTACAATTGAACCAGGTGGAGAAATTCCTATCCATACTCATACCAATATGGAACACGAGATTTTTATAATTGAAGGTGAAGGAATTATGAATAACGGAGTGTCAGAGATTCCTGTAACAAAAGGTACGGCAATTTTGGTTTTGCCCAATGAAAAACACGGTTTTGTTAACAACTCAGACAAGCCTTTTAAGTTTATCTGTGTCATACCGATCGTTTAA
- a CDS encoding thiamine pyrophosphate-dependent enzyme codes for MSEIEANIPPTTQTTAGHPKEGLLRMDRMPHIWCPSCGIGPTLSAFLIALEKSNLNLDKVAVVSGIGCTGRVAGYVKLDSFHTTHGRPIPFATGLKLANPELKVVVFSGDGDLVAIGGNHLIHAARRNMDIVVICVNNFIYGMTGGQVAATTPETAICSTAPYGNFETPFNLPHLMDTCGAVYVARYTALDIRRLSNAILEAFNKKGFSFIEVIAPCATLYARLNRLGTGLDILKYYHDNSVIKHNADPRELEIKFQGPIIVGKFVDRERPTFIEAMNQRFKTVLGDKYQLYGMTDECVPEAVSGEG; via the coding sequence ATGAGTGAGATTGAGGCTAATATTCCACCCACTACTCAGACAACTGCTGGCCATCCCAAAGAGGGCTTACTCAGGATGGACCGGATGCCCCATATCTGGTGTCCAAGTTGTGGTATAGGACCGACACTCAGTGCATTTTTGATTGCCTTAGAAAAATCAAATCTCAATTTAGATAAAGTGGCGGTCGTCTCTGGTATCGGTTGTACGGGCAGGGTTGCTGGTTATGTAAAACTTGATTCTTTCCATACAACACATGGAAGGCCAATTCCTTTTGCGACGGGTTTGAAACTTGCTAATCCTGAATTGAAGGTTGTAGTATTCTCGGGTGATGGTGACCTGGTGGCAATCGGTGGCAACCACTTAATCCATGCGGCAAGGAGGAATATGGATATTGTGGTGATTTGTGTGAATAACTTTATCTATGGAATGACCGGGGGGCAGGTCGCAGCAACGACACCGGAAACTGCTATTTGTTCAACCGCGCCCTACGGAAATTTTGAGACTCCTTTCAATCTTCCACACCTGATGGATACCTGTGGCGCAGTCTATGTTGCCCGCTATACCGCCCTTGATATAAGAAGGCTCTCCAATGCCATCCTTGAGGCATTCAATAAAAAGGGATTTTCTTTTATAGAAGTCATTGCACCCTGTGCTACACTATATGCAAGGTTAAATCGCCTTGGGACCGGACTTGATATTTTGAAGTATTATCATGACAATAGTGTAATAAAACATAATGCAGATCCGAGAGAACTTGAAATAAAATTCCAGGGACCGATAATTGTTGGTAAATTCGTTGACCGGGAAAGGCCAACATTTATTGAGGCAATGAATCAGCGTTTCAAGACTGTCTTAGGTGATAAATATCAATTATACGGAATGACCGATGAATGTGTGCCAGAAGCAGTTAGCGGAGAAGGATGA
- a CDS encoding 2-oxoacid:acceptor oxidoreductase subunit alpha yields MKADPKGVLTGAHYLDGDYAAAEGALAAGCRFFAGYPITPSTEVAERVAQRFPEVGGVFIQMEDEIASSIAILGASWAGKKSMTVTSGPGFSLMQEHFGLAAMLETPCVIVDVQRGGPSTGLPTLTGQADMMQVRWGSHGDYEIIALSPNSPQEAFDLTIDCFNLSELYRVPVFLMMDECVGHMTEKVVIPKPEDIELVERRWYTGPKEAYLPFKPDEDLVPRMVKAGDGYRFHVTGLTHDERGYPVMNWQAQEKLVRRLVEKIRRNADKIIRYEEEETDGADVVIVSYGISSRVAYKAISDARKHGIKVGFLRLIVVWPFPEKKIYELAGKVKALITVEINYGQIALEVERCAKGRCKTLLVPHGGGWVHNPDDILDAIKEGLK; encoded by the coding sequence ATGAAGGCAGACCCAAAAGGTGTATTAACCGGTGCCCATTATCTTGATGGAGACTATGCGGCAGCAGAAGGAGCGCTTGCTGCAGGTTGTAGATTCTTCGCAGGATATCCGATAACCCCTTCAACCGAAGTAGCAGAAAGGGTCGCCCAGAGATTTCCCGAGGTTGGTGGTGTATTCATTCAGATGGAAGATGAGATCGCTTCTTCTATTGCAATCCTTGGTGCATCCTGGGCAGGTAAGAAGTCAATGACTGTTACTTCAGGCCCTGGTTTTTCTTTGATGCAGGAACACTTTGGACTTGCCGCAATGCTTGAGACGCCCTGTGTGATTGTTGATGTTCAGAGAGGCGGTCCTTCAACAGGATTACCGACTTTGACCGGACAGGCTGATATGATGCAGGTCCGATGGGGCTCGCATGGTGATTATGAGATAATTGCCCTTTCGCCAAATTCTCCACAGGAGGCATTTGACCTGACGATTGATTGTTTTAATCTTTCTGAACTATATCGGGTTCCGGTATTTTTGATGATGGATGAGTGTGTTGGACATATGACGGAAAAAGTGGTTATCCCGAAACCCGAAGATATTGAACTCGTGGAGAGACGATGGTACACAGGGCCGAAAGAAGCATATCTTCCTTTCAAACCAGATGAGGATTTAGTTCCCCGAATGGTAAAGGCGGGTGATGGATACAGATTCCATGTCACCGGTTTAACCCATGATGAACGTGGCTATCCAGTTATGAACTGGCAGGCACAGGAAAAACTGGTACGCCGGCTCGTAGAGAAGATTCGCAGGAATGCAGATAAGATTATTCGTTATGAAGAAGAAGAAACTGATGGTGCGGATGTGGTAATTGTCTCTTACGGAATTTCAAGTCGGGTCGCCTACAAGGCGATTTCCGATGCCCGGAAACATGGGATTAAAGTTGGATTTTTGAGATTGATTGTAGTCTGGCCATTTCCAGAAAAGAAAATCTACGAACTTGCAGGAAAGGTAAAGGCGCTCATAACTGTGGAAATAAACTACGGACAGATTGCCCTTGAAGTAGAGCGTTGTGCAAAAGGAAGATGCAAGACATTACTCGTCCCCCACGGTGGCGGTTGGGTCCATAATCCGGATGATATATTGGATGCAATAAAGGAGGGATTGAAATGA
- a CDS encoding LEA type 2 family protein, whose translation MNKKIEILIFLSFILCCSAIKERLAVKECKFTFISANAYDFTFSDMKVDFELKMQNPNNVDATLDKLDYKFYVNQTEVFSGTTGKGLKVLAGKSENFTTTITLEYTKIGQAIVEAIRFKTASYSIKAKAYVKTIVGEISYPVEISLK comes from the coding sequence ATGAATAAAAAAATAGAAATTTTAATCTTCCTTTCTTTTATTCTGTGCTGTTCTGCAATAAAAGAACGCCTTGCAGTGAAAGAATGCAAATTCACTTTTATCTCTGCTAATGCTTATGACTTTACATTCTCAGATATGAAGGTTGATTTTGAACTAAAAATGCAGAATCCGAACAATGTTGATGCTACACTTGATAAGCTTGATTACAAATTTTATGTTAATCAAACAGAAGTTTTCTCGGGAACAACTGGTAAAGGACTAAAAGTTTTGGCTGGTAAATCAGAGAATTTTACAACCACGATTACACTTGAATATACAAAGATCGGACAGGCAATTGTTGAGGCGATAAGATTCAAAACTGCATCTTATAGTATCAAAGCGAAGGCATATGTTAAAACGATAGTCGGAGAGATCAGCTATCCTGTGGAGATTTCTCTAAAATAA
- a CDS encoding CoB--CoM heterodisulfide reductase iron-sulfur subunit A family protein — protein sequence MKKIGVFICHCGINIAKTVDVEALTEEIKKYPGVVHAENYKYMCSDPGQNLIIEAIKQKNLDAIVVAACSPTLHENTFRNATERGGLNRYTCEMANIREQCSWVHEEKNVATRKAGDIIKTMIEKVRFDEPLEPIFIDVTKKALVIGGGVAGIQAALDIANAGIETILLERSPSIGGRMAQLSETFPTLDCSQCILTPKMVEAAQHPKVKLMTYCELEDISGTVGNFKVKIRKKASYVDNSKCTGCGVCYEKCPIKVPSEFNEFLTTRKAIYTPFPQAIPNKPVIDAKNCTYFVKGGKCRVCQIVCPPQAVDFNQKDEIVEETVGAIVVATGYDIYEPEKLKEYGYGTSPDIITSLQFERLLSASGPTAGEVKRPSDGKIPKRVVFIQCAGSRDKENHLEYCSKICCMYTAKHAILYKHRVHDGEPIIFYIDVRTPGKGFEEFYNRATDEGAIYIRGKVSKVYPENGKLIVLGADTLVGKKVEVEADLVVLAMGMVPTRNNEEFIRKLKIQCDANAFLTEAHPKLRPVETNTLGIYIAGAAHGPKDIPETVAQASGAASKAIGILSQPKITFEPLIAYVDEELCSGCSVCIGVCPFGAREKDKEKNIAKVIDALCQGCGACCAACPSGASQLKNLKDKTVMEMVVAAIER from the coding sequence ATGAAGAAAATCGGAGTTTTCATTTGCCATTGCGGAATAAACATTGCCAAAACAGTAGATGTAGAAGCACTCACTGAGGAGATAAAAAAATATCCGGGTGTTGTTCATGCCGAAAATTATAAATACATGTGTTCGGACCCTGGACAGAACTTAATAATTGAGGCAATAAAACAGAAAAATCTGGATGCGATAGTTGTTGCTGCATGCTCACCAACTCTACATGAAAATACTTTCAGAAATGCAACCGAACGCGGTGGATTGAACCGCTATACCTGTGAGATGGCAAATATACGTGAGCAATGCAGTTGGGTGCATGAAGAGAAAAATGTTGCTACGCGGAAAGCAGGTGATATCATAAAAACGATGATAGAAAAAGTAAGATTTGATGAACCTTTAGAACCCATTTTTATTGATGTGACAAAGAAGGCATTGGTTATTGGTGGAGGCGTTGCGGGAATTCAGGCGGCACTTGATATTGCTAATGCGGGGATAGAAACAATTTTACTGGAGCGGTCACCTTCAATTGGTGGCAGAATGGCTCAACTTTCAGAAACATTCCCGACGCTTGATTGCTCCCAGTGTATCTTAACTCCAAAGATGGTGGAGGCAGCCCAGCATCCGAAGGTAAAACTGATGACCTACTGTGAACTTGAAGATATTTCAGGCACCGTTGGTAATTTCAAAGTTAAGATAAGAAAAAAGGCCTCTTATGTTGATAATAGTAAATGCACGGGCTGTGGGGTATGTTACGAAAAATGTCCAATTAAAGTGCCTTCTGAATTTAATGAATTCTTGACTACCAGAAAAGCAATCTATACACCATTCCCACAGGCAATACCAAACAAGCCGGTCATTGATGCCAAGAATTGCACTTATTTTGTAAAAGGTGGGAAGTGTCGGGTCTGCCAGATTGTCTGTCCGCCCCAGGCAGTGGATTTCAATCAAAAAGATGAAATAGTTGAAGAAACCGTGGGGGCGATTGTGGTTGCAACGGGTTATGACATATATGAACCTGAAAAATTAAAAGAATATGGTTATGGCACAAGCCCGGATATCATTACTTCTTTGCAATTTGAAAGATTATTATCGGCATCCGGACCAACTGCAGGTGAAGTGAAAAGGCCTTCAGATGGCAAAATTCCCAAACGTGTCGTATTTATCCAGTGCGCTGGGTCAAGAGACAAAGAGAATCATCTTGAATATTGTTCCAAGATATGCTGTATGTATACTGCAAAGCATGCAATACTATATAAACATCGCGTCCATGATGGCGAGCCAATAATCTTCTATATTGATGTGCGCACGCCAGGAAAGGGATTTGAAGAATTTTATAATCGTGCAACCGATGAAGGGGCAATATATATCCGCGGTAAGGTATCTAAGGTCTATCCAGAAAATGGGAAATTAATCGTTCTTGGTGCAGATACACTCGTGGGCAAGAAGGTTGAAGTGGAAGCAGACCTCGTTGTTCTCGCAATGGGTATGGTGCCGACGAGAAATAACGAAGAATTTATCCGTAAATTAAAAATACAGTGTGATGCCAATGCATTTTTGACCGAGGCACATCCAAAGTTGAGACCGGTTGAAACGAATACGCTTGGTATCTACATTGCCGGTGCTGCACATGGTCCGAAGGATATTCCTGAGACTGTTGCCCAGGCATCGGGTGCGGCAAGCAAGGCAATCGGGATTCTATCCCAGCCCAAGATTACATTTGAACCTTTGATTGCCTATGTTGATGAAGAACTCTGTTCTGGCTGTAGTGTGTGTATCGGTGTATGTCCATTTGGGGCAAGAGAAAAAGACAAAGAAAAGAATATTGCCAAGGTCATTGATGCCTTATGCCAGGGCTGTGGTGCCTGCTGTGCCGCCTGTCCAAGTGGTGCGTCGCAATTGAAGAATTTGAAAGATAAAACAGTTATGGAGATGGTGGTTGCGGCAATAGAGAGGTAA
- a CDS encoding NAD(P)/FAD-dependent oxidoreductase translates to MESFDIIVVGAGPAGSSAALTAAKEGLSVALFEEHPQIGIPLQCAEGLSRSTIKNYLDIKSDWTAVSLQGSIVRGPTGEEFKIEYPNVGWVLNRKIFDKELAYLAVKEGAVLKTNAKVIRIEDGMAEVNEYGKLKKYRFGFIIGADGINSMVGRWLGIDTRLRVNEIEVCAEYLIENIKIEPNYTYLIFDNKIAPGGYAWIFPKSKISANVGLGISPLVAKKRAKEYLDEWVKSEFPNGVIKEKIFGGVPAKILKKFSGKNFFLAGDAARFTDPLSGAGIANGIKSGMIAGRNAVLRLKNKKDFFEKEIEKEILSEIRFHKKVRDTYLRLNENDYKKIFEIGKRFFSGKTITDINTREIVGEVIKSLPSLLPLCIRLLF, encoded by the coding sequence GTGGAATCATTTGATATAATTGTTGTAGGTGCGGGTCCTGCTGGAAGCAGCGCTGCACTCACGGCAGCAAAAGAAGGTTTATCGGTCGCATTATTTGAAGAACATCCACAGATTGGAATACCGTTACAATGTGCTGAAGGATTATCAAGAAGTACAATAAAAAATTATTTAGATATAAAATCCGATTGGACTGCCGTTTCACTTCAGGGTTCTATTGTCCGTGGTCCAACTGGTGAAGAGTTCAAAATTGAATATCCGAATGTTGGCTGGGTCTTAAACAGGAAGATATTTGATAAGGAACTTGCGTATCTCGCAGTAAAAGAAGGTGCGGTATTAAAGACAAATGCAAAGGTAATTAGAATCGAGGATGGTATGGCTGAAGTAAACGAATATGGAAAACTAAAAAAATATCGCTTCGGATTTATAATCGGTGCTGATGGAATAAATTCAATGGTGGGAAGATGGTTAGGAATTGATACAAGATTGAGAGTAAATGAAATTGAGGTATGTGCAGAATATTTAATTGAGAATATAAAAATTGAACCAAATTACACATATCTTATATTTGATAACAAGATTGCGCCCGGTGGCTATGCATGGATATTTCCCAAATCAAAGATCTCAGCAAATGTCGGACTTGGCATATCACCGCTGGTGGCTAAAAAAAGGGCAAAGGAATATCTGGATGAATGGGTAAAAAGCGAATTTCCCAATGGCGTAATTAAAGAAAAAATATTTGGTGGAGTGCCCGCAAAGATTTTAAAAAAATTTTCGGGGAAAAATTTTTTTCTGGCTGGAGATGCGGCAAGGTTCACCGACCCATTAAGCGGCGCAGGAATTGCAAACGGTATTAAATCAGGTATGATCGCAGGTAGAAATGCAGTGTTAAGACTGAAAAACAAAAAGGATTTTTTTGAAAAGGAGATTGAAAAAGAAATACTTTCGGAAATAAGATTTCACAAAAAGGTGCGGGATACCTATCTGCGGTTGAATGAAAATGACTATAAAAAAATTTTTGAAATTGGAAAAAGATTTTTTTCAGGGAAAACAATAACCGATATAAATACCCGCGAAATTGTAGGAGAAGTTATTAAGAGTCTTCCTTCTCTTTTACCACTTTGTATACGTCTTTTATTTTAG
- a CDS encoding ferredoxin family protein — translation MKFWRRPLDADKIKVPQGEIHIIKDRCKGCGFCVEFCPKKVLELSSEFNIKGYHPPYVKNPDECRECHLCEIICPEFAIYVTLGKERTVAEILDKKTS, via the coding sequence ATGAAGTTCTGGCGCCGACCCCTTGATGCAGATAAGATAAAAGTCCCTCAGGGTGAGATTCATATAATAAAGGACCGTTGCAAGGGATGTGGGTTCTGTGTTGAATTCTGCCCCAAAAAGGTCCTTGAATTATCAAGCGAGTTCAATATTAAGGGCTATCATCCGCCCTATGTAAAAAATCCAGATGAATGCAGGGAATGCCATCTCTGTGAAATTATCTGTCCGGAGTTTGCCATTTATGTAACGTTAGGTAAAGAGCGAACTGTTGCGGAAATTCTCGATAAAAAAACTTCCTAA
- a CDS encoding nucleotidyltransferase domain-containing protein gives MAPYDTFLLDLILSEKNKRLEDKRRRLLSITENILISMKRKYRIKSAYILGSLLKKRWNDSSDIDVAVSGASEYILNIIKELEDATEREVDVIDLDHHPFPEIIKTRGKQIYG, from the coding sequence ATGGCTCCTTATGATACATTTCTTTTAGATCTGATTCTTTCAGAAAAAAATAAAAGATTAGAAGATAAACGGCGCCGGCTTTTATCTATTACAGAAAATATCTTAATCTCAATGAAAAGGAAATACAGAATAAAAAGCGCCTACATTCTTGGGTCACTTCTCAAAAAAAGGTGGAATGATTCTTCTGATATTGATGTCGCAGTATCCGGTGCAAGTGAATATATACTTAACATAATAAAGGAATTGGAAGACGCTACTGAAAGGGAAGTAGATGTGATTGATTTGGACCATCATCCATTTCCCGAGATTATTAAAACCAGAGGCAAGCAAATATATGGATAG
- a CDS encoding retropepsin-like aspartic protease: MAVIEKKIKLMGSKGEAEVVAIFDSGATYSCIRPELAKKLGKLELLPEPKHLGTAKENVSAIAKKRISLDFNLNGYTLSDEFMVIPKLSDQVIIGAATLQKWRLKLDFENDNIIIDPRVTKLRLL, encoded by the coding sequence ATGGCAGTTATTGAAAAGAAAATAAAATTAATGGGTTCAAAGGGTGAGGCAGAGGTTGTAGCTATCTTTGATTCTGGTGCGACATACTCCTGTATCCGTCCTGAACTTGCAAAAAAATTGGGCAAATTAGAATTACTACCAGAGCCAAAACATTTAGGAACTGCTAAAGAGAATGTTTCTGCAATAGCCAAGAAAAGGATAAGCCTTGATTTCAACCTCAATGGATATACATTAAGTGATGAATTTATGGTAATTCCTAAACTTTCCGACCAGGTAATCATCGGCGCTGCAACATTGCAGAAATGGCGGCTGAAACTTGATTTTGAGAATGATAATATTATCATTGACCCAAGAGTCACAAAATTGCGTCTGTTGTAA